From the genome of Deinococcus sp. AJ005, one region includes:
- a CDS encoding M20 family metallopeptidase encodes MTATQERTVELRDQLVAWRRHLHMNPEVGFHEHETSAYIEAELNKMPGLTVTRPTETSVLAVLKGGKPGRTLLLRADIDALPITEENTFEFASKNAGVMHACGHDGHTAILLGVAKLLSGNPGEVPGEVRMIFQHAEEIGPGGAEELVMQTELMDGVDLVTGLHLSSQLPAGMVAVKPGAFMASPDMLELTIQGRGGHGAHPEEAIDPIAVGAQVVTNLQHIVSRGVAALEPLVISITSFHSGTTHNVIPDRATMLGTVRTFDAELRKRAPELIERVVKGVCEAHGATYELKYEFGYRALINTDWVAEQLKEIALETVGPDHFRDAKPTMGGEDFSAYLEKAPGAYFNVGSGSDEQDSRWPHHHPRFTIDEDSLETGVKMLHAAALRLTLPE; translated from the coding sequence ATGACAGCAACCCAGGAGAGGACGGTGGAGCTGCGCGATCAGCTCGTGGCTTGGCGGCGGCATCTGCACATGAACCCCGAGGTGGGCTTTCACGAGCATGAGACCTCCGCGTACATCGAGGCCGAGCTGAACAAGATGCCGGGCCTGACAGTCACGCGGCCCACCGAAACCAGCGTGCTGGCGGTCCTGAAGGGCGGCAAGCCGGGGCGCACGCTGCTGCTGCGGGCCGACATCGACGCGCTGCCGATCACTGAGGAAAACACCTTCGAGTTTGCCTCCAAGAATGCGGGCGTCATGCACGCCTGCGGTCACGATGGGCACACCGCGATTTTGCTGGGCGTGGCGAAACTGCTGTCCGGCAATCCTGGCGAGGTGCCCGGCGAAGTCCGCATGATCTTCCAGCACGCCGAGGAAATTGGCCCTGGCGGTGCGGAAGAACTGGTGATGCAGACTGAGCTGATGGACGGCGTGGACCTGGTGACGGGCCTGCACCTGAGCAGCCAACTTCCCGCCGGAATGGTGGCGGTCAAGCCGGGGGCGTTCATGGCCTCTCCGGACATGCTGGAACTGACCATCCAGGGCCGGGGCGGGCACGGCGCGCACCCGGAAGAGGCCATCGATCCCATCGCGGTGGGCGCGCAAGTGGTGACCAACCTGCAACACATCGTCAGCCGGGGTGTGGCAGCGCTGGAACCGCTGGTGATCAGCATCACCTCGTTTCACAGCGGCACCACCCACAACGTCATCCCGGACCGCGCCACGATGTTGGGCACCGTTCGTACCTTCGACGCTGAATTGCGTAAGCGTGCGCCGGAACTGATCGAACGCGTGGTCAAGGGCGTGTGCGAGGCCCACGGCGCAACCTACGAGCTGAAGTACGAATTTGGTTACCGCGCCCTGATCAATACCGACTGGGTGGCCGAGCAGCTCAAGGAAATCGCGCTGGAAACGGTGGGGCCGGACCACTTTCGCGACGCCAAGCCCACGATGGGCGGCGAGGATTTCAGCGCTTATCTGGAAAAGGCCCCCGGCGCTTACTTCAACGTCGGTTCTGGCAGCGATGAGCAGGACAGCCGCTGGCCGCACCACCACCCTCGATTCACCATCGACGAGGACAGCCTGGAAACGGGCGTCAAGATGCTGCACGCCGCTGCCCTGCGCCTAACGCTGCCGGAGTAA
- a CDS encoding Lrp/AsnC family transcriptional regulator, which translates to MVTAIVMVQADRQRVQETAEALAAIPAVREVYSVTGEWDIVAILKLAEYDQLDDVVTGHLRKVEGIARTQTMLAFRTYNDAVLDQGFGVGLDEGRANGRG; encoded by the coding sequence ATGGTAACGGCCATCGTGATGGTTCAGGCAGACCGCCAGCGCGTGCAGGAGACCGCTGAGGCGCTCGCGGCTATTCCCGCCGTGCGCGAGGTTTATAGCGTCACCGGCGAGTGGGACATTGTGGCAATCCTGAAACTGGCCGAATATGACCAGCTCGACGACGTGGTGACCGGCCACCTGCGAAAAGTGGAGGGCATCGCCCGCACCCAGACCATGCTGGCCTTCCGCACGTACAACGACGCGGTGCTCGATCAGGGCTTCGGCGTGGGGCTGGATGAGGGGCGAGCGAACGGAAGAGGCTAG
- a CDS encoding ferritin-like domain-containing protein has translation MSNEINEKTLNRRKFLGAAGAVGAGTLLASCAPGMTGGAMAADKKPNLDGTIFNFALNLEYLEAAFYLAAVGRLEELDAVGGDSSKVILPAGFTGKGGKGIKFESADVAAYANETASDELNHVRIIRTVLGKGAVAQPMIDLGPAFLAAGNAASGGAITGFNPFANDLFFLHGAFIFEDVGVTAYKGAARFLSDTSAGGNLENAAGILAVEAYHAGMIRTLLYQQRNTQVTPALKVSDVVAAISNLRDSVDGASDVDQGILDAAGGSNIVLADANSIAFSRTPRQVGNIVFLKVDAVKGGFFPEGLNGDFAAILAL, from the coding sequence ATGAGCAACGAAATCAATGAGAAGACACTGAACCGCCGTAAATTCCTGGGAGCTGCTGGCGCTGTCGGCGCAGGCACGCTGTTGGCAAGCTGCGCGCCCGGCATGACCGGCGGCGCGATGGCGGCAGACAAGAAGCCCAACCTGGACGGCACCATTTTCAACTTCGCGCTGAACCTGGAGTACCTGGAAGCGGCCTTCTATCTGGCCGCCGTGGGCCGCCTGGAAGAGCTGGACGCGGTTGGCGGCGACAGCAGCAAGGTCATCCTGCCCGCAGGCTTTACCGGCAAGGGCGGCAAGGGCATCAAGTTCGAGTCGGCAGACGTGGCGGCCTACGCTAACGAAACCGCCTCCGACGAGCTGAACCACGTCCGCATCATCCGCACGGTGCTGGGCAAGGGTGCAGTGGCCCAGCCGATGATCGATCTCGGCCCGGCCTTCCTGGCAGCGGGCAACGCAGCTTCGGGCGGCGCGATCACCGGCTTTAATCCCTTCGCCAACGATCTGTTCTTCCTGCACGGCGCATTCATCTTTGAAGACGTGGGCGTCACCGCGTACAAGGGCGCAGCCCGCTTCCTGTCCGATACCTCGGCAGGCGGCAACCTGGAAAACGCCGCTGGCATCCTGGCCGTCGAGGCCTACCACGCCGGCATGATCCGCACCCTGCTGTACCAGCAGCGCAACACCCAGGTCACCCCGGCCCTCAAGGTCAGTGACGTGGTGGCCGCCATCAGCAACCTGCGCGACTCTGTGGACGGGGCCAGCGACGTGGACCAAGGCATCCTGGACGCAGCGGGCGGCTCGAACATCGTGCTGGCCGACGCCAACTCCATCGCCTTCAGCCGCACCCCCCGTCAGGTGGGCAACATCGTCTTCCTGAAGGTGGACGCGGTCAAGGGCGGCTTCTTCCCCGAAGGCCTGAACGGCGACTTCGCCGCGATCCTGGCCCTGTAA
- the sufU gene encoding Fe-S cluster assembly sulfur transfer protein SufU yields the protein MLPDAISRQIIDDHARRPRHVGELPGIAGVSRDNPGCGDQLTVWADVQDGQISQLSFRGRGCAISQSAASLMTVALTGKTLAEARQVAAAYQAMVMGEAEPGASLGDLQALAGVSKLHARRKCALLAWDALAEALDGASAQVGVDSPS from the coding sequence GTGCTGCCTGACGCCATCTCCCGGCAGATCATCGACGATCACGCGCGGCGGCCCCGGCACGTCGGGGAGTTGCCGGGCATCGCGGGCGTGTCGCGTGACAATCCCGGCTGCGGCGATCAGTTGACCGTCTGGGCCGACGTTCAGGATGGGCAGATCTCTCAATTGAGCTTCAGGGGGCGTGGCTGCGCGATCAGCCAGTCGGCGGCCAGCCTGATGACGGTGGCCTTGACCGGCAAAACGCTGGCTGAGGCGCGGCAGGTGGCTGCCGCCTACCAGGCTATGGTCATGGGCGAGGCAGAACCCGGTGCGTCGCTGGGCGATCTGCAAGCGCTGGCCGGAGTCAGCAAGCTGCACGCTCGCCGCAAGTGTGCACTGCTGGCCTGGGACGCGCTGGCGGAGGCACTGGACGGGGCCTCTGCTCAGGTGGGTGTGGATTCGCCATCCTGA
- a CDS encoding MFS transporter, producing the protein MSVSPLQLGRAESARRAVSLIFLVNGAFFATWAVNIPGVRDALSLSEAQIGGALLAIGLGALITMPLTGGWTARYGSGPVTRVAVVACMVSLALPFLSPNYLGVVLGLTVMGAANGCLDVAMNAQGVTVEQALKRPVLSRLHAYFSLGGVLGAALGTLLVGRVPMLTHVLLVVVITTVAGVLAGRLMLPDSPVTQTQEAGPAAQPSRRRIGISSAALLLGLLCFLGMLSEGANYDWAALYFRDVLGQAGGNAGIGYAAFAVTMTLGRWFGDLARTRLGDEAIVRVGAAVAGLGLGVALLAQGPVVATIGFALSGLGLSNVVPVLYGAAGHALAGRGIAQVATLGYGGFLLGPPLIGFVAQEVGLRPALGVALAGAVLVALLGGAAFALVRRTGAGPGQAVAENSSPS; encoded by the coding sequence ATGTCCGTCAGTCCTCTCCAACTTGGCCGCGCCGAATCTGCCCGGCGCGCCGTCAGCCTGATCTTTCTGGTCAACGGTGCATTCTTTGCCACTTGGGCTGTGAATATTCCGGGGGTCCGCGACGCCCTCAGCCTCAGCGAGGCGCAGATTGGCGGGGCCTTGCTGGCGATTGGCCTGGGCGCGCTGATCACCATGCCCTTGACCGGTGGCTGGACGGCGCGTTACGGCAGCGGCCCGGTCACGCGCGTGGCCGTGGTGGCCTGCATGGTGTCGCTGGCCCTGCCTTTTCTGTCCCCGAATTACCTGGGCGTGGTGCTGGGCCTGACCGTCATGGGGGCCGCCAACGGCTGCCTGGACGTGGCCATGAACGCGCAGGGCGTGACGGTGGAGCAGGCTCTAAAACGCCCGGTCCTGAGCCGACTGCACGCCTATTTCAGTCTGGGCGGCGTGCTGGGCGCGGCACTGGGAACCCTGCTGGTGGGCCGCGTGCCGATGCTGACGCATGTGCTGCTGGTGGTGGTCATCACGACAGTGGCCGGCGTGCTGGCGGGCCGCCTGATGCTGCCGGATTCACCTGTCACGCAGACGCAGGAAGCGGGGCCGGCGGCTCAGCCTTCCCGCCGCCGCATAGGCATCAGTTCCGCCGCGTTGCTGCTGGGCCTGCTGTGTTTTCTGGGCATGCTCTCGGAGGGGGCCAATTATGACTGGGCCGCGCTGTATTTCCGCGACGTGCTGGGTCAGGCGGGCGGCAACGCGGGCATCGGGTATGCGGCCTTTGCCGTCACCATGACGCTGGGCCGCTGGTTTGGTGACCTTGCGCGCACCCGGCTGGGCGACGAGGCCATCGTGCGGGTGGGCGCGGCAGTGGCGGGCCTGGGGCTGGGAGTCGCGCTGCTGGCGCAGGGGCCGGTGGTTGCCACAATCGGCTTCGCGCTGTCGGGCCTGGGCCTGAGCAACGTGGTGCCCGTGCTGTACGGCGCGGCGGGGCACGCGCTGGCCGGACGCGGCATCGCGCAGGTGGCCACCCTCGGCTACGGCGGCTTTCTGCTGGGGCCGCCGCTGATCGGCTTCGTGGCGCAGGAGGTGGGGCTGCGTCCGGCGCTGGGCGTGGCGCTGGCCGGGGCCGTGCTGGTGGCGCTGCTGGGCGGCGCAGCCTTCGCGCTGGTGCGGCGCACGGGCGCGGGACCGGGTCAGGCGGTGGCTGAGAACAGCTCTCCCTCATGA
- a CDS encoding DinB family protein produces MSRAITLQSERAYRIEPEPQYTPQIGALAEMMNYARLTTLQTVEGLTTEQLDVVPEGFGNSIGMLLAHIAAVDRIYQMMSFEGRDFGEMDGAIMGGLTMGKEGTPPPTGQSLDTLLAELEAARRLTLKTFETKDDDWLASRLPAPYDDMNQHWAWFHVMEDEVSHRGQIRILRKHVAPKKKE; encoded by the coding sequence ATGAGCCGAGCCATAACCCTGCAATCCGAGCGTGCCTACCGAATTGAACCCGAACCGCAGTACACGCCGCAGATCGGCGCTCTGGCAGAGATGATGAACTACGCCCGCCTGACCACACTTCAAACGGTGGAGGGACTAACGACGGAGCAATTGGACGTTGTGCCAGAAGGCTTTGGCAACTCCATCGGAATGCTTCTGGCGCATATCGCGGCGGTGGACCGGATCTACCAGATGATGTCGTTCGAGGGCCGCGATTTTGGCGAAATGGACGGGGCCATCATGGGCGGGCTGACGATGGGCAAGGAAGGCACGCCGCCTCCCACCGGGCAGAGTCTGGACACGCTACTGGCCGAGCTGGAAGCTGCCCGCAGACTCACCCTGAAAACCTTTGAGACCAAAGATGACGATTGGCTGGCCTCGCGTCTGCCCGCCCCCTACGACGACATGAATCAGCACTGGGCCTGGTTTCACGTCATGGAGGATGAGGTCAGCCACCGGGGGCAGATCAGAATTCTGCGGAAACACGTCGCGCCGAAGAAGAAAGAATGA
- a CDS encoding S9 family peptidase, producing the protein MSRPFNPDDPHAAPTANGLPYRVERRVLAGIPCLLELPPEGEAIRAVCLVYHGAWTAKEGKLSVYSELATRGTAVVIPDAPLHGERLADTPPRFNAREYVWESVRRSVAEAPALLNALAELHGPLPTRVVGSSMGGYVALTLARTEKQIEKVAALITSGVWDEPEVRDPEIRAFLEANRPNTHADNFAPTPLLLASGGNDPTFPPGAHHEPTAGALRAAYRQAGQPDLFQELIFAGVGHYTSQGMRDAVVAFLEPVLER; encoded by the coding sequence GTGAGCCGTCCCTTTAACCCCGATGATCCGCACGCCGCACCCACAGCAAACGGTCTGCCCTACCGTGTTGAGCGCCGAGTGCTGGCCGGAATTCCCTGCCTGCTGGAGCTGCCGCCGGAAGGCGAGGCGATACGTGCCGTCTGCCTCGTCTATCACGGGGCCTGGACCGCCAAGGAGGGCAAGCTGAGCGTGTATTCCGAACTGGCGACGCGCGGCACGGCAGTGGTCATTCCCGACGCGCCGCTGCATGGCGAACGCCTGGCCGATACCCCGCCCAGGTTCAACGCCCGCGAATATGTCTGGGAAAGCGTGCGCCGCTCGGTGGCCGAGGCTCCGGCTTTGCTTAACGCACTCGCGGAGCTGCACGGCCCACTGCCCACCCGCGTCGTCGGCTCCAGCATGGGCGGCTACGTGGCGCTGACGCTGGCGCGCACCGAGAAACAGATCGAGAAGGTGGCGGCGCTGATCACCTCGGGGGTGTGGGACGAGCCAGAAGTCAGAGACCCGGAGATCCGGGCGTTTCTGGAGGCCAATCGCCCCAACACCCACGCGGACAACTTTGCGCCCACACCTCTGCTGCTGGCCAGCGGAGGCAATGACCCGACTTTCCCACCCGGCGCGCACCATGAACCCACTGCTGGGGCTTTGAGAGCTGCGTACAGGCAGGCAGGTCAGCCGGACCTCTTCCAGGAACTCATCTTCGCGGGCGTGGGCCACTACACCAGCCAGGGGATGCGCGACGCCGTGGTGGCTTTTCTGGAACCCGTATTGGAGCGCTGA
- a CDS encoding histidine phosphatase family protein, with amino-acid sequence MSGGFLLIRHAKASGQAPDAPLTAEGEEQAQKLTQQLSQHAVSRIVSSPWVRAVDTARPLAQALGLEIETDERLTERVLSGRDLPHWQTALKASFLDPKLCLEGGESGGIAKARALAALNDAHNPHGLTAIFTHGNLLALLLGLDYGGWADLRNPDVWRWAEGLAERVRLEP; translated from the coding sequence ATGAGCGGCGGCTTTCTGCTCATCCGACACGCGAAGGCCAGCGGGCAGGCCCCAGACGCCCCGTTGACGGCTGAGGGCGAGGAGCAGGCGCAGAAGCTGACGCAACAGCTTTCCCAGCACGCCGTCAGCCGGATCGTCAGCAGTCCGTGGGTGCGGGCGGTGGATACAGCGCGGCCACTGGCACAGGCGCTGGGGCTGGAAATTGAGACAGACGAGCGACTGACCGAGCGCGTGCTGAGCGGGCGCGATCTCCCCCACTGGCAGACGGCGCTGAAGGCCAGTTTCCTTGATCCCAAACTCTGTCTGGAGGGCGGCGAATCTGGCGGGATTGCGAAGGCCCGCGCCCTGGCCGCTCTGAATGACGCCCACAACCCGCATGGCCTCACCGCCATCTTCACCCACGGCAACCTGCTGGCGCTGCTGCTGGGGCTGGATTACGGCGGCTGGGCAGACCTGAGAAACCCGGATGTCTGGCGCTGGGCGGAGGGGCTGGCCGAACGCGTCAGACTGGAACCTTGA
- a CDS encoding RNA methyltransferase, with amino-acid sequence MTPHIIRIHSENADFQLLEALGRNREKRRKHGLLVVEGVRPINLALQHGWTFDALLIPEDTSLSRWGHNVLERAQAARHFLIAPQGYELLTDRNDGSEIMALLRLPSNDLSRLPTSPDGRVVLLDRPGNPGNLGSIVRSCDAFGVGGVGVVGHGVDPYSREAIRASTGSLLAVPVVHFPGPAEVREWLDTVQQRVEGVRVVGTDEHGEQTARAYDFAGFTVLVAGNETSGMSAALRELCDVTLRIDIAGSASSLNVAVATSILLYEMSLSAQARGKL; translated from the coding sequence TTGACGCCGCACATCATCCGCATCCATTCCGAGAACGCCGACTTCCAGCTTCTGGAGGCGCTGGGCCGCAACCGCGAGAAACGGCGCAAACATGGCCTGCTCGTGGTGGAGGGTGTGCGCCCGATCAATCTGGCCCTGCAACACGGCTGGACCTTTGACGCGCTGCTGATCCCCGAAGACACTTCGCTGTCGCGCTGGGGACACAACGTGCTGGAGCGGGCGCAGGCGGCCCGGCATTTCCTGATTGCCCCTCAGGGCTACGAACTGCTGACGGACCGCAACGACGGCAGCGAGATCATGGCGTTGCTGCGGCTGCCCAGCAATGACCTGTCCCGGCTGCCCACCTCTCCAGACGGGCGCGTGGTGCTGCTGGACCGTCCGGGAAATCCGGGCAACCTGGGCAGCATCGTGCGATCCTGCGACGCCTTCGGGGTGGGCGGCGTGGGCGTGGTGGGACACGGCGTCGATCCCTACAGCCGCGAGGCCATCCGCGCCTCTACCGGCTCGCTGCTGGCTGTGCCCGTAGTGCATTTCCCCGGCCCGGCAGAGGTCCGGGAGTGGCTGGACACCGTACAGCAGCGGGTGGAGGGTGTGCGCGTGGTGGGCACCGATGAACATGGCGAGCAGACGGCACGGGCCTACGACTTTGCTGGATTTACAGTGCTAGTGGCCGGGAACGAGACGAGCGGGATGAGCGCCGCCCTGCGCGAGCTGTGCGACGTGACGCTGCGAATCGACATCGCAGGATCGGCGTCGAGCCTGAATGTGGCGGTGGCGACGTCCATTCTGCTGTATGAGATGAGCCTGTCCGCGCAGGCCAGAGGCAAACTGTGA
- a CDS encoding LacI family DNA-binding transcriptional regulator yields the protein MSSRSASPSSAPPSSGRITLREVARALGVSVATVSNAYNRPDQLSAALRERVLDTARTLGYGGPDPLARSLRRGRTGVIGVVYDAPLEYAFADPAAALFLGSLAQALQAASLNLLLLASPGDPQTDPLAPVQGASVDGLIVYSAAQDSELLRAVLARSLPTVLVDQPVPVDQAGPVDRSVLTDQDGQPAQDHRAQTSGVQIDDAGGARLAAQHLIDLGHTHIGVLCLELGPRQGGGPVTPERERQVAYHPTAERLRGYREALTAGPSETRLFLTEAERNTPSDGETCALELLQSEPEITALLCMSDVLAQGALRAAHSLGLSVPHRLSVIGYDDLPGSADLKLTTVWQPTSEKGQRVGEAMLELLGGQTPPDIRLPTRLVVRGSTAARATPD from the coding sequence ATGTCTTCCAGGTCTGCGTCACCGTCCAGCGCGCCCCCCTCCAGCGGGCGTATCACCCTGCGGGAGGTGGCGCGTGCGCTGGGCGTCAGCGTGGCCACCGTCAGCAACGCCTACAACCGTCCCGATCAGCTCTCGGCTGCGCTACGTGAGCGGGTGCTGGACACGGCCCGCACGCTGGGCTACGGGGGTCCCGATCCACTGGCCCGAAGTCTGCGGCGGGGGCGCACCGGGGTGATCGGCGTGGTGTACGACGCACCGCTGGAATACGCCTTTGCCGACCCAGCCGCCGCCCTGTTCCTGGGCAGTCTGGCGCAGGCGCTTCAGGCCGCATCCCTGAATCTGCTGCTGCTGGCCAGCCCCGGCGACCCGCAGACCGATCCACTGGCCCCGGTCCAGGGGGCCAGTGTAGACGGCCTGATCGTCTACAGTGCGGCGCAGGACAGCGAACTGCTGCGTGCGGTGCTGGCGCGCAGCCTGCCCACGGTCCTTGTCGATCAGCCTGTGCCGGTGGATCAGGCAGGGCCTGTGGACCGATCCGTGCTGACAGATCAGGATGGTCAGCCAGCACAGGACCACCGCGCCCAGACCAGCGGCGTCCAGATCGACGACGCCGGGGGGGCAAGGCTGGCGGCGCAGCACTTGATCGACCTGGGCCACACCCACATCGGGGTGCTGTGCCTGGAACTCGGTCCCCGGCAAGGGGGCGGCCCGGTAACGCCGGAGCGGGAACGCCAGGTGGCCTATCACCCCACCGCCGAGCGGCTGCGCGGATACCGTGAAGCGCTGACTGCCGGGCCGTCGGAAACCCGGCTGTTTTTGACCGAGGCCGAACGCAACACCCCCAGCGACGGCGAGACCTGCGCGCTGGAGCTGCTGCAATCTGAGCCGGAGATCACCGCTCTACTATGCATGAGCGATGTGCTGGCACAGGGCGCGCTGCGGGCCGCCCACAGTCTGGGCCTGAGCGTGCCACACCGCCTGAGCGTCATCGGCTACGACGATCTGCCGGGCAGCGCCGACCTGAAGCTGACCACCGTCTGGCAGCCCACGTCGGAGAAGGGGCAACGGGTAGGCGAGGCCATGCTGGAACTGCTGGGCGGCCAGACCCCACCAGATATCCGGCTGCCCACCCGGCTGGTGGTGCGCGGTAGCACGGCGGCAAGGGCCACGCCCGACTGA